A window of Gadus chalcogrammus isolate NIFS_2021 chromosome 2, NIFS_Gcha_1.0, whole genome shotgun sequence genomic DNA:
CTGTACATGGAGTCCCCTAGTGGCcggctggtgtctctctccgtACCTGTACATGGAGTCCCCTAGTGGCCGGCTGGTGTCAAAGCAGTCGGGGAGGATGATGATGTAGTCCTCGGAGGAGGCCGAGGAGGAACGGCTCCTCATCCACTGCTCCATCTTGTCCTCTCCTTCGgggctctccttctcctcctccaggcccctCCCCTTCCGCCGGGGGTCCGCACACATGCTCCTCACGCCCAACCCGTGCTCTGCGGGAGGTGACACGCGAGGCGTTACCACGGCAACAACGGCAAGGTCCCAACGAACCACAAAAGGCTACTCTCGTGTGCGGCGGGCTCGTATGAGGTGGTTGCATCGACGTCTTGATTGCTGAGCTGATTCTCTTCTATTTGAGCCGGCGAGTGCTAAATCTGGCAACCCGTAGTTCTTAAAGAATCTGGCAACCCCTGGTTCTTAAAGTAATGGACAACCGGATCTGAATCGGTCAAATAACCATCAAACCTTGCAGGAGTGTATCCTCTACCCGCCTGTAAAATATCTAGAATAAAGTAAAAAGTATGATTATATACatctaaaaaaaacatgaggtatGTGTGAGGTATGAGTCTGAGGTATGAGTGTATAATTAACGCACGTAATTAACGTACGGTAATTGGTCACCGCTTTGCTACGTAGCCAGGAGGGAGAAAAGACTCCGCACATTTAAGCAGTTTGAAGGTATAGAGACCATCCTTTGCTGGTGCATTatgcacaccttgataacccttaataacataataaaggTAATTTACGGAATTTCTATTGTCCATCATTTTTATGTTGAATATATTGAAGTACTATCTGTTATTTTAAACTCTAATGTTCTAATGGCTAATTGTGTTTAGTTTGGAAAGACAGAACTTCAATGCAGGCCAAAGGGATGgtgggatctgattggctgacccgGTTGGTTTGGCTGTAGCTAATTCAATTGGTTGCAGAGAAACCTTTTAATGATGTGCACACACCCCTCAACCAACACAGGCTTACCAGGCCTTATCAGAGAGGTAAATACTGTCTGCTGTGCAAGGCCAGTACCTAAGAACAACATTACACACATCTAGAAACAGTCTGGACACAATCTAGACACAATCGAGACCCAATCGAGACCCAGTTTGGACACAATCTAGACCCAGTGTAGACGCAGTCTAAGAAAAATATAGACAGTCTTCATACAATCCAGACAGAATTGAAACCCAATCTAGAAACAATCTAGACCCAATCAAGAAACAACCTTAGACACAATGTAACAACAGCCTTCATGCAATCTAGACCCAATCAAGAGACAATCTAGAAACAATCTAGAAACAATCTCGACCCAATCAAGAGACAATCTAGAAACAATCTCGACCCAATCAAGAGACAATCTAGAAACAATCTAGAAACAATCTCGACCCAATCAAGAGACAATCTAGAAACAATCTAGACCCAATCAAGACACAATTTAGACACAATGTAACAACAGCCTTCATGCAATCTACACCCAATCTAGAAACAATCTGGAAACAATCTAGACCCAATCAAGAGACAATCTAGACCCAATCAAGAGTCAATCTAGAAACAATCTAGACCCAATCTAGAATCAATCTCGACCCAATCCAGACCCAATCCAGACCCAGTCCACCTACAGTCCAGGCTCCCTCCCCAATCCAGACCCCGCCACCTACAGTCCAGGCTCCCTCCCCAGTGCAGACCGAAGCCCTTCTCCCCGGGGTGGGGGTTCCACGGTGCGGCCGTTACCTGTGAGCCTGCGCTCCACCATCAGCGTGGCCctggaggggcccggggccgagccagggccggcgggggggcccACGGACAGCGGCCCCGGGAGGCAGGCCttcaggggggtggggagggacgCCTTCAGGCCCGAGGGACAGGTGTCCGGGCTCCGGTCGCTGTGGGGGCtcttcacacacaaagacaccgaGCCGCCCTGGGCCGCGGGCCGTACCActgtgaggaggggaggaggggggtttaGGAGGACTCCTCAAAGGCATCCGCTTATTAAGGAATTTATAAGTCATAAGTTATATATAAAGCCAAACCAAGATTTTCTGGATAATTACCCTCGCAAATTTTTAActagttatttttttaattatttgtattttattgaacGCAGAGCATCTCAAAAGAAGGAGAGGCTAACAGCAAAACAGCATGCATAACAATACAATTCTAAAATAACTTTAATCAAAATAtgtttaatataatatttttttaatataattacAAATAGATTTCAtaatgaaagtgaaagtaaaatGATCAAACTCGCTCCACTACTGATTGCTCGGACTCTCCGTCCATCCCGCTACCTTTGCTGTGGCCGGGGCGTGTCCCTCGGACAGGGGCGTGGTCAGGGGCCTCCTCCAACGTCAGAGAGCCAATCACGgtctcacacacaaactggcTCCCGCTGAGGtcgcctcccccttcctcctgggCAGGCACGCCCCCACCACTCCCCTCCgctcctggcccctccccctttgGTGCATCTTGGGAAAAGAGTGATTGGATGAGCAAGGGGGGCCCCCCCGAGTAAAGACCCCGCTTTCCGTCCTAGTGTAGGGGTGCACAACTCGCATGAGACACACCCGTGCCTTTTGACATTGTTCGGGGACATTCCTGCAGGTAGAAAAAGAGCCGGCTGATATAAAAACGTGACGGCGGACGTCTTTTATGAAGGGGgtgcgggcgggggggcggtcGCTGAGCTCCATGGCGGATGTTTTTGGCGTGGTCATGAATGTGTGACAGCGACCGGCGTGTTCTGAAATGCAGGCGTGGAGGAGGGGCGTACGCACGCAAAGCTACTCTAACGAAGGCGGCCGGTTCCATCCCCCGGGGCCCGGTCCAAGACGGGGCCCTCCCCGGGCGCCCCCGAAAAAAAGCCTCAATTACCCGTGGAGCCAGTGGCGCCCTCAGACTCCGCCTGGATCAACCCCAAAGGGGAGGAGCTCCCGTCCtgtggggggggacacacgtcTGTAGGGGCCACTGGACGGACGGGAGGgtgggaggacgggggggggggggggtggacggatggatgggtgCAAAAGGTCGATGGATGAATGtgggaatgaaagagagagagagagagagagagagagaaagcacgtTTATTGAGGTCGGCCGTGGCAGGAGGCGGAGACGTTGTCCGGGTGTGTGGGCGGCGGAGAGCGTGTGCTGGTGATGGGTGAGGGTCAtgttggagggggggcgggggtgtggggggggtgaggctgTAGGGTGTTACCTGCGGGCGAGGTGTTGGGGACACTCTCCAGCTCCTGCACAATGTTGATGTCCAGCAACTCAAAGGACAAAAGGTCCTGACACgggaaagagaagaaagacaGTCCACACCACGAATGGAGATCTCAGATTGAAGCATTACATTATGAACCCCCCTTCTTGGTTCTTTCCCATTCCGATCAGCCAACTATCGCAAAAAAAATTAGATAATATTACACTCTACGTCTATGTAGGGCTGGGCAATTAATACAATTTTTATcacaatttcgattttagcgtcaaacggtCAAAAAATTTACATAATcgagtttttctttttttatttatgttttatagaaagggcagaacagctgaatacatatctgtatatcattttagatttgaacactttctttttgaccattttgtgtattttcttaaGGCGGAATGTCAGAGTCCTCAGTTACaaagttttttttgggagagacgtgctgaataaatactcaatgttttcaaactcaaaaaattcgtttgaataatcatgatttcaatattgaccaaaataatctggattatgttttttcccataatcgagcagccctgcGTCTATGTATTCTTGATCAGGAGATCTGTGCGTGTGGCTGGGTCCCAAAACCAAATACTTACATAAAAAGAGTTAACCAAGTGTTAGTGGCGTTGGCAGCGCTACTGAAACTGTTCCACTGAAGACCCAAAGTGGAGGCCCTACCTGTGCAGTGAGCAGGTCCACAGACGGGATGTAGTACTCCTCCTGGTCCACCGAGACCAGGGCCTGGTCCCGGGTCGCAGGGCAGGGGTTCCCGTCCTTGGACACGGGGTTCTTACCCTGTGGACGGAAGgcctttttaaaatatatattttaggcCAGGGGTTGTCAAAGTTtggacagctgagggccaatttaggaacccaaaatttgactgagggccgccaaaggaaaaataaactggcgggaaacgccgtcagcatcccagtggggaaaaaaaaacattgcaccgtggacctctgggagtggggtcaagtgaggtctaaatcacgaaactgaggttcatcctttcaaagtaatgaacagtcggattaaaactaacaaatgtaaaaggattcaattgaaagctagagagaatatacttttttttctgtatgtcattgcgggccggcaggaatgtttctgcgggccgccattggcccgcgggcctcaatttgAGGACCAATGTTTtaggccatttagcagacggcggagtcagccacgcaagttgattggttgattgaatcaatccatccatccgtccgtccgtccgtccatcgcCACGGTAACCGGGGTCCGTTACCTGTGGGGTGACGCAGGGCGAGACCAGGATCCCGTCGGCCATCATGGCGGCGGGGGCCTGGGGGTCCACCACGATGCTGCACCACACCCGGGGCCCGAACTGCTCCCCGGCGTGGGCCAGCCGCCAGTGGGAGGTGTAGGAGCCCTCCACGCTGGGGGCGCACAGGGCCACGCTCACCAcgcccacctacacacacacaggggccacacacacacacacacaggggccagGTTACATAAGGGCCCGgggccacacccacacacaggggccGGGTTACATAAGGGCCCgggccacacagacacacatgggcCGGGTTACATCAGGTCGTTGCAGAGCAAAGTCTGAATATTTGGGAGATATTTGGAGACTCTTTTGGGCATTCAGCCATTCATCTCGTCTCATGATGTCATATCTGGGGGCCGGAGTCTTGTCTCACCTGACCGGGTTGGAGGAAAGGAACGGACACTTCCCTCCAGCGATCGCCGGAACCCACGGCAAGGTTCCCCCACATGAACTTGAGCTGCAGGACACAACAGGGAGCGAGAGGACCGGACATCATCAGGTACGATACGATGACAATAACCAGGTAGCATGACAGCATGAGGCATGATCGAGCTCTGATACCTCGGACGAAAAATCACAACTTCTGCTTCTTTGGTCGATTTTTATTATAAAACACATAATTTATTCATGTGATCATCCATTCTCCTTCTATTATAGGTGCTATTGAATTTGCACTTAGGGTCGGAAGGTTGACAGAAGAGACAAAGTCAAGTAAACTGTATTGGTTGAGCCCTTAATTAAAGCAACAGTCTGAGAGCGTTTCACAGACCATATtatactaccccccccccccccccccccctccccaacccttaCACAGGAAGCTAACTCCTTAAGAATTTTATCCTCGATGCAGCTTTGGTTCGGTCACCGGAGGATCCATAAGTGGGGGTTACCATGGAAACGGGAAACCCGATATCAGACTGCAGACACAGCTCACAAACAAATCACTCCTGCCTTGATTTTCTGATGAGTCACACAGCGTCCATCTGCTGGGTTTGGGTCTGGTTTCAAAACCTGATgctgtttttttcatttttaaaacgTAATAATCTGNNNNNNNNNNNNNNNNNNNNNNNNNNNNNNNNNNNNNNNNNNNNNNNNNNNNNNNNNNNNNNNNNNNNNNNNNNNNNNNNNNNNNNNNNNNNNNNNNNNNGACCCAAGCAGAGGTCCGGCCTCTCCTCGGCCCGTCAGCGctcctccagccaatcagaggaggaggaggaggaggaggaggaggaggagctcgtCGTAAAGTGTGTAATGTTTGTGTGAAGTTGTCTGACAACGTATGtattgaatttgtgtgtgtttgggtacaGGTGTGCGAGTTGGTCTGACACCTGTGtattaaatatgtgtgtgtgtttgtggaccagGTGTGTTAGTTGTCTGACAGCGTGtgtattaaatgtgtgtgtttgtggaccagGTGTGTGAGTTGGTCTGACAACGTGTGTATTCATTTCCAGGAGCAGCAAGAGTAGCAAAGTCAAAATCTCTCCACGTTCCAAGCCGGCCACGCCCAGCAGCAACCAGACCACGCCCAAAGCTAGCTCCGCCCCCTTGGGGAAGGGCTCGTCAGCGAACAGGTAAGGCGTGGGAGGGGCTTACACAAAAAGGCTGTTAATTAATTCAACTTTACATTTCAAAAGCAGTGTTTCAATTGAACACGCTGCGTGGTTTCCTGGCACCATGGTTTATGTTTAACCCTTATTTGACCAGGTTAGTCAGGTTTGTCGTTGAGATTAGCAATCATTTTCAAGAGACGGTAAAGCAGCATTCAAGTAAAAGCCTTGAGGCAGCAgacgagg
This region includes:
- the LOC130400087 gene encoding next to BRCA1 gene 1 protein-like, with translation MLSCYLVIVIVSYLMMSGPLAPCCVLQLKFMWGNLAVGSGDRWREVSVPFLQPGQVGVVSVALCAPSVEGSYTSHWRLAHAGEQFGPRVWCSIVVDPQAPAAMMADGILVSPCVTPQGKNPVSKDGNPCPATRDQALVSVDQEEYYIPSVDLLTAQDLLSFELLDINIVQELESVPNTSPADAPKGEGPGAEGSGGGVPAQEEGGGDLSGSQFVCETVIGSLTLEEAPDHAPVRGTRPGHSKVVRPAAQGGSVSLCVKSPHSDRSPDTCPSGLKASLPTPLKACLPGPLSVGPPAGPGSAPGPSRATLMVERRLTEHGLGVRSMCADPRRKGRGLEEEKESPEGEDKMEQWMRSRSSSASSEDYIIILPDCFDTSRPLGDSMYSSALSQPGEPTAETPSTPETPLEELGGPGVSVTSSANDMLCTSQTLDDEPLTPEVVAPPTAGLTPSLEGREEAAVQDQNAGQEVGEEEVSSDLYQNQEGPADTQPQEDTPEDPADTPDTAPDNPEDPSHPGITDELVKGALSVAASAYKALCTGQGPTQPPVDGSTQDTMTAVLVEMGFGDRTLNQRLLRKHGFNLLDVVNELVQMADNDCFAGGTDHLRTGCEPDLNRL